The Bdellovibrio bacteriovorus W nucleotide sequence GTTTTCGTTCAAAAAAGAGAAGTAAAATTGAGAAAAAATATTCTAATTGTCGACAATAATCGGGAACTAGAAAGCCTTGTAAAAGAGCCTCTCCTCAAAGAGCTTGAAAATACGGGCGTCTCTCCAATTGTCGTTCGCGCCAAAGATGGTGCTGAAGCAGCTATTAAATCTGAAAACCAAAAATTTGATATGGTTATTATTGATACTGAAGTTCCCCGCCTAATGGATGGAGGATTCGTATACGATATCCATACTTATAAGAACACTCAGGATGCAGAGGTTATAGTTATCTCACAAAGAGAACTCTCTGAACTCCCTGAATCTTTACAGCGCTCACGTTACTTTAAGAAACCGGTCACTCCCTCTGAATTAATTAATGCCATGGTGTCGATTCTAAACATTCAATACCAAGGAAAGAAGCCCGACGAGGCCACTTCTGCAGCGGCCGTAAAGTACGCCGTGGATGTTCGCGTGATCAATGCTGTGATTAAGGCGACTACCAATGTTTTAACTCAGTTCGGTGTTAAGAACATAAAAATGCAGGGTGCAAAAACAATGGCTGCCAATACTCCCCTTCAAGGTGAAGTTTCGTCTGTCATTGATATTCGTAGTAAGTATTTTAAAGGATACCTCACGGTTAGCTTCGATAAATCAAGCTTTCTAGAGCTGGTTTCATCAATGCTCATGGAACCACAAACTGAGATCACACCCGACAATCAAGATGCCGTGGGTGAGATCAATAATATCATCTTCGGTAACGCGAAATCAGAGATCACTTCTTATGGTGTTGAAATGACAGTGCCAAAAGTAATCATGGGAAAAGATCAAACCATTCCGACTCTGCCTGGAGCTGCCGGAATGTTGATCCCTTTTGCAACTGACGCCGGAGAATTCTATCTGAGCGTTGTAGCCCTGCCTTGCGATAACTAAGCTCGTAATATCGAGCCACTACACCGAACTCACGCAAGAACTCGTTTAAAACTCCCAGATGCAAGGCGCACGGAGGAAGGCGTACTACCAGTACGCCGACGACAAGCAACGCCGACCCTTTCACCCAACTCACGCAAGAACTCGTTTAAAAACCCCAGATGCAAGGCGCGCGGAGGAAGGCATACTACCAGTACGCCGACGACAAGCAACGCCGCCCCCTTCCACCCAACCCACGCAAGAACTCGTTTGAAAACCCCAGATGCAAGGCGCGCGGAGGAAGGCGTACTGCCAGTACGCCGACGACAAGCAACGCCGCAGGTGGGGTTTTAAAACGAGTGCCTATTCCAAACCGATGGCTTTTTTCCATTCGGGTGTCGGGCTTAAAAGCTTCCGCTCCTTCATATCGAAAAGACCAAATACAAAATTGGCTTCACTAGCAACAGAGCCGTCTTCTTTAAGCATCTGCTGCTGCATGACTCCGATTTTGCCTTCGTATTTAAGAACTTTTGTAGTGATACGAATTCTTTCACGCAGACGAATTTCTTTGAGAAACTTTAGAGTGACTTCAAGAATCACAGGACCTTGTTTTAAACGATGAATGTCTGCATAGCCAAAACCACGAGGAGTGATAAGGTCCCAGCGAGCTTCTTCGTAAATTTCAAGATAAGTGGCATTATTGATATGACCATAAGAATCTAAGTGATGTTCTTTTACAATAAATTCAAAGACAGTATTTTCAGCCATATGCACTCCTTCAATTGCCTTCTAAGAGGTCTTCATTCTATCTAAATAGGACGTACTTGAAAACTCTTTGCTTTCAATCTCCCATTATGGCTAGATGGCTTTATGTTATCACAAATTCTTGTGGAAATTCAGCAATACCAACAAAACAATAAGAAGGTTCTTGTTGTATTTGACCTCGACTCAACTTTGTTCAATGTCAGTCCTCGTACCGAAAGAATCCTGAAGGATTTTGCGGAAGTTCCATTGAATCAAATTCGCTTCCCTAAGGAAACGCAGGCACTTAAAAATATTAAGACGCAGCATACAGATTGGGGTATTACGGATTCTCTATCGCGAATGAACCTCACTGAAAATACAGAGTTTTTAGAGGCTGTTCAGGCATATTGGCAAAAACATTTCTTTTCCAATCATTACCTGCAATTTGATTCTCTCTATGATGGGGCTTTAGAGTATGTTCGAGATCTCGATCAATTGGGAGTTGAAATTATTTATCTAACAGGCCGAGATGTCGATCGCATGGGCCCTGGGACTTTCCAAGTTCTGCATGATTGGGGCTTTCCGATGCATCATCGCGCACGCTTAGAGTTAAAGCCTCATAAGAGCATGAACGATGCACAATTCAAAACTGACTTTGTAATTGCAGCGGATAAAGAAGGTTACGACAAAATCTATTTCTTTGAAAATGAACCAGTGAATCTAGTCCATCTTCAAGAAAACGGTCCTCACGTAGAAATGATTTTTTTTGACTCGACTCACTCACGCAAGGCTGAGCCGCCTCAAGGGATTAAATCGATTGTCAATTTTTTGAAAAGCACAAAGGAATCTTAAATGCTTCATATCGTAGCGACTCCCATTGGTGAGGCCCATGAAATCTCTCAGCGCGCTTTAGATATCTTAACTGCCGCAGAGATCATCATCTGCGAAAGCACCAAAGAAGCATCTAAGCTTTTGCGCCACTTTGGCATTTCTGGAAAAACGTTTGAAGTTTTAAACGAGCATACAACCAAAGAAGATCTTCTCGCTTTGGTCCCTCTCTGTGCCGAAAAAAATGTCGCTTTAGTTTCAGACTGTGGCACTCCTGGATTTTGCGATCCAGGTGCTGACCTAGTCGGTCTTTGTCGCCAAAAAGGTATTTCCGTTAAATCGGTCCTTGGGCCTTCGGCTTTAATGGGTCTACTTTCTCTGTGCGGAGAGCGCATTGATGAGTTTGTCTTTAGAGGCTTTTTGCCGGCTGAAACAGAAGCCCGTAAAAAAGCTCTGAAGGAACTCACCAAAGAAAAGCGCGCCGTGATTCTTATGGATACTCCTTATCGCCTCAAAAAAATTCTTCAAGACATGAAAGAAAACTTCCCACAGCGAAAAATGCTCATGGTTATGAATCTTTCGCAAGAATCTGAAGTAAGCCTTGAAGGAACCATAGATCAAATCATTAAGAAAAATCCCCATGATAAAGCAGAGTTCATGCTAATGCTTTACCCGACTAGGTAAAAATGAAAGAACGTCTGCCGATTGATGATTTCTTAGAGGGCATTGGAGCTGCGTTAGCTAAGAGTCCAAACATTGTTTTAACGGCGGCTCCCGGAGCCGGTAAAACAACACGCCTGCCGCCTTTTCTTTTAAAACACTGCCAAAAGAAAGTGGTGGTCTTAGAACCTCGCCGCATGGCCGCTGTTGCTGCCACTCACCGCATCGCTGAAGAAAATAATTGGCAAGTAGGAAATGAAGTTGGATACACTGTGCGCTTCGCTAATGAATCCAGTGCAGAGACGCGTTTGATTTTTATGACAGAGGCTCTTTTTGCGAGAAAGCTCTTAGAGGACTCTGAACTTTCAGATATTGATATTATCGTCTTAGATGAGTTTCATGAACGTTCTTTGACGGTAGATATCTGTCTTGGTCTTATTCGCGAACTTCAGGAACTTGGACATCCCGTCAAACTTGTCGTTATGTCGGCAACCTTAAATGCCGCTAAGATCAGCCAGTATCTAGGTAACTGCCCTGTCATTGATGTCCCCGGGAAACTATTTGAACTTACTATTCAAAATCAAAAGTCCCATCAGATCCTAGGCACCGGACCTGATTTTTATGAAAATATTTTTCAAACCCTCAAAGTGGCCTCTACGAATTCACAGAAAGATATTCTTGTCTTCCTTCCAGGGGTCGGTGAAATTCGTAGGACACACGAAAAAATAGACTCTTGGGCACAAGGTTTGGGAATTCGTATTTTTGAATTGCATGGGGCACTGGATTTAAAGTCTCAGCAAGAGGCCTTAAAGAAAAGTTCTCAGCGACGTATTGTTTTGGCTACGAATATCGCTGAGTCATCCGTCACAGTCGATGGTGTAGATACAGTCATTGATACAGGTATTTCAAAGCAATTAAAACAAAACTTCAAAACAGGATTTGGAAAACTTGAACTCGGTCGCATCAGCCTTAACAGTGCTACTCAGCGCGCGGGCCGTGCAGCTCGTCAGTTTGCAGGCACTTGTTATCGCCTATGGAGCAAGAACGATGAACTCGCCTTTCAAGCCCATGATATCCCTGAAGTTCAAAGGATCGATCTGAGTGAAAGCCTTCTTTTTTTAAGTTCTCAAGGAGTTCAAAACTACCAAACTTTTTCGTGGTACGAAAAGCCTAGCTTAGTTTCTATTCAGAGCTCGCAATTAACTTTAAAGACTCTCTCAGCGGTGGATACAGAAAATCGCATCACCAGCGTGGGTGAGAAACTCTTACGCTTTCCCCTGCCCTTGCGCCTAGCAAAGATGATTCTTAAATCTTTGGATCTTCGCTGCTTACAATTAGCTTGTGATGTCGCTGCGATCCTTCAAGAGAAAGACTTTCTTCGCAAAGACGAGCTAGCTGGTTGGTTAGGAGCTGACATTGAGTGCGATCTAACTCCTCGCCTTGAAGAGTTAGAAAAATTTAGGAAGCGCGGGACTTCGTCTCCTGCAGTCGTTCAAAATATTCTAAAAAGTTCTGAGCAGCTTTACCGCTTAGCTCAAGGAATGATGAATGGCCCTGATTTAAAAAACCCTGATAACTTAGAACTTCTTTTACTACACAGTTTTACCGATCGTCTGTGTCGTCGCCGTCAAAAGAGCGAACGCGCAAAAATGCTGGGCGGGCGCGGTGTTAAACTCTCAGATGATTCTTTAGTAAAAAAGTCTGAAATCTTTATCGCCATCCATGGAATTGATTCTGCCGCTTCCGAAACTCAAGTTTTTTATGCCATTGGCATAGATAAAGAACTAATTCTTAAAGAACTCGATTCCCAGATTGAACGCCGTGAAAAGTTGATCTTTGATGACGAGAAAGAAAAGTTCTACCTTGCAAGTTCACGATGGTTTCAAGACTTGGAACTTGATGAACCCAGTTTAAAAAATCCTACATCTGATGTTATTCAGACTCAGCTCCCGCAAGTATTAAAAAGTCGATTTTCTTGGCTACTACAAAAAAACGAAGACCTTCAACATTGGTATGAACGCCTTCAAATTTTGTTAAAGCATCTTGAAGGTGATGACTCCAGAAAAAGTATCTTCGACACCTTCAATTGGGAACAGAGCCAAGAAGAAGCCCTCAATATGGCAGCTTTAGGAGAAAGCTCTTTAAAAGATGTCATTGAAAAGAACCTCGTTTACTTTTTCAATAGCACTCTGCCTAGTGAGATGCAGCAGCTGCTTAATACAGAAGTTCCTGCATCTTTGAAGGTTCCGAGTGGCAGTCTGATTCGTATTCACTATCCAGAGGCCTTACCTCCGTATATTGAAGTGCGTATTCAAGAGGTGTTCGGTCTAATGGAAACACCGAAGTTACTATTTAAAACGGTACCGCTGACTTTTCATTTACTCGGGCCGAACTTCCGCCCCGTGCAAGTCACAAGTAATTTGGAAAGTTTTTGGAAGAATGGATATCCCGAAGTCCGCAAAGAGCTGCGCATTCGCTATCCGAAACATCAATGGCCCGAAGATCCTGCCGATGGAACGCCAGAAGCCAAAGGACGTAGACGTCACTAGATCAAACTAGTGACGTGTTCCCTCACTCATACAAATATCTTCTGAGCATTGACTCTCTATCAAAGATAGAAACGATGCACTTCTGAATGCCAACTCGTGAAGAGTGTCGACATCCAGAACAAATCTTTCACCGGCAAGTTCAAGGGATATCCACTCCGTGGATACCTCTTGAAAAACGATTTGCTCAGTGTCCAATAATTTAGTTGTTTTCATGAGCAATCCTTTTTGCATTATTAACCTCTCATTGAGTAATAACCAATGACCAAGCCTGGTTCAAAAGAAAATGGAATAGCTTCGATTTTCGGCTCATCAACGATGCGCCCCACTTCTTCTTTATTGGCGTTAGTTTCTTTCACAAGAAAGTCTGCCAACGGCAAGCGAGGGGCTTGCTGGGACTGCATATATACTTGATTGGTATAGGTCTCAGCCGCTAAAGAAACGATATCGTTCACTTTTAAAATCTGTGATGGGATATTTACTTTACGTCCGTTCAAGCGCACTTTCCCATGGCGCACTAACTGACGTGCAGCGGGAATACTTGGTGCAAATCCTAAACGAAACACCACGTTGTCTAATCTCTTTTCTAAGAGATTTACTAAGACCTCTACCCAGTTCGTAGCTGTGGATTTTTTTGCAAGTCCAATCAATCGACGGAATTGCTCTTCACGAACTCCGTAGTGGAAACGAAGCTTTTGTTTTTCTTCTAATTGCAACGCGAACTCAGAGTATTTACGACGACGCAATCCGTGCTGCCCCGGAGGATAAGGACGACGCTCAAGAGCTCCTGCTTTTCCCATTCCTGGAAGTTCAGTCAAAAGGCGGCGCTGTCTTTTAAATCTAGGAGTTTTTCCTGTTTTTTTCATCTCAACATGTCCTCTATATCAAAATCATTTTTCAACGTATGAAAATGTTTAAGACTGATTCGAGGAAATGAAAAGTGATTCACTGATTTTCTCTTGCAATGAGAAACTAAAGAAAGCTTCTTGAGAATGGAGAGAAAACAAAATGAAACCTAGTTGAAATAAAAAAAGCCCCACCATGATGGCAGGGCTTTTGATTCGTCTACCAACCTGTTAGGTGGCGGCGACGTGCACGCTTACGC carries:
- a CDS encoding hypothetical protein (COG0546 Predicted phosphatases) — encoded protein: MLSQILVEIQQYQQNNKKVLVVFDLDSTLFNVSPRTERILKDFAEVPLNQIRFPKETQALKNIKTQHTDWGITDSLSRMNLTENTEFLEAVQAYWQKHFFSNHYLQFDSLYDGALEYVRDLDQLGVEIIYLTGRDVDRMGPGTFQVLHDWGFPMHHRARLELKPHKSMNDAQFKTDFVIAADKEGYDKIYFFENEPVNLVHLQENGPHVEMIFFDSTHSRKAEPPQGIKSIVNFLKSTKES
- a CDS encoding putative transcriptional regulator (COG0784 FOG: CheY-like receiver); this translates as MNFFDQELVSSTDKMGMVFVQKREVKLRKNILIVDNNRELESLVKEPLLKELENTGVSPIVVRAKDGAEAAIKSENQKFDMVIIDTEVPRLMDGGFVYDIHTYKNTQDAEVIVISQRELSELPESLQRSRYFKKPVTPSELINAMVSILNIQYQGKKPDEATSAAAVKYAVDVRVINAVIKATTNVLTQFGVKNIKMQGAKTMAANTPLQGEVSSVIDIRSKYFKGYLTVSFDKSSFLELVSSMLMEPQTEITPDNQDAVGEINNIIFGNAKSEITSYGVEMTVPKVIMGKDQTIPTLPGAAGMLIPFATDAGEFYLSVVALPCDN
- a CDS encoding helicase (COG1643 HrpA-like helicases), which gives rise to MKERLPIDDFLEGIGAALAKSPNIVLTAAPGAGKTTRLPPFLLKHCQKKVVVLEPRRMAAVAATHRIAEENNWQVGNEVGYTVRFANESSAETRLIFMTEALFARKLLEDSELSDIDIIVLDEFHERSLTVDICLGLIRELQELGHPVKLVVMSATLNAAKISQYLGNCPVIDVPGKLFELTIQNQKSHQILGTGPDFYENIFQTLKVASTNSQKDILVFLPGVGEIRRTHEKIDSWAQGLGIRIFELHGALDLKSQQEALKKSSQRRIVLATNIAESSVTVDGVDTVIDTGISKQLKQNFKTGFGKLELGRISLNSATQRAGRAARQFAGTCYRLWSKNDELAFQAHDIPEVQRIDLSESLLFLSSQGVQNYQTFSWYEKPSLVSIQSSQLTLKTLSAVDTENRITSVGEKLLRFPLPLRLAKMILKSLDLRCLQLACDVAAILQEKDFLRKDELAGWLGADIECDLTPRLEELEKFRKRGTSSPAVVQNILKSSEQLYRLAQGMMNGPDLKNPDNLELLLLHSFTDRLCRRRQKSERAKMLGGRGVKLSDDSLVKKSEIFIAIHGIDSAASETQVFYAIGIDKELILKELDSQIERREKLIFDDEKEKFYLASSRWFQDLELDEPSLKNPTSDVIQTQLPQVLKSRFSWLLQKNEDLQHWYERLQILLKHLEGDDSRKSIFDTFNWEQSQEEALNMAALGESSLKDVIEKNLVYFFNSTLPSEMQQLLNTEVPASLKVPSGSLIRIHYPEALPPYIEVRIQEVFGLMETPKLLFKTVPLTFHLLGPNFRPVQVTSNLESFWKNGYPEVRKELRIRYPKHQWPEDPADGTPEAKGRRRH
- a CDS encoding 30S ribosomal protein S4 (COG0522 Ribosomal protein S4 and related proteins), which produces MKKTGKTPRFKRQRRLLTELPGMGKAGALERRPYPPGQHGLRRRKYSEFALQLEEKQKLRFHYGVREEQFRRLIGLAKKSTATNWVEVLVNLLEKRLDNVVFRLGFAPSIPAARQLVRHGKVRLNGRKVNIPSQILKVNDIVSLAAETYTNQVYMQSQQAPRLPLADFLVKETNANKEEVGRIVDEPKIEAIPFSFEPGLVIGYYSMRG
- a CDS encoding hypothetical protein (COG0824 Predicted thioesterase) encodes the protein MAENTVFEFIVKEHHLDSYGHINNATYLEIYEEARWDLITPRGFGYADIHRLKQGPVILEVTLKFLKEIRLRERIRITTKVLKYEGKIGVMQQQMLKEDGSVASEANFVFGLFDMKERKLLSPTPEWKKAIGLE
- a CDS encoding putative methyltransferase (COG0313 Predicted methyltransferases), giving the protein MLHIVATPIGEAHEISQRALDILTAAEIIICESTKEASKLLRHFGISGKTFEVLNEHTTKEDLLALVPLCAEKNVALVSDCGTPGFCDPGADLVGLCRQKGISVKSVLGPSALMGLLSLCGERIDEFVFRGFLPAETEARKKALKELTKEKRAVILMDTPYRLKKILQDMKENFPQRKMLMVMNLSQESEVSLEGTIDQIIKKNPHDKAEFMLMLYPTR